One Hyphomicrobiales bacterium genomic window carries:
- a CDS encoding ABC transporter substrate-binding protein, protein MAVVPAEAKSVKVGLLLPYSSVFAALGKEIDEGFALALERHGAEAGATFEIVREDTEVKPPVGLAKAKKMVLEDKVDVMVGIVSSGVLAAIRDFIDQSKMPLIVANAGNDDATGENCSRYIVRVSFSNGQVNRPMGSWLYSQGVRKIYTLAADYAAGHQMIETFSKEFTKVGGEIVGSDWTPFRQTKDFGPYLTKAMNSGADGIFVFYAGGEAIAFVKQYAEFGVKGKMKLYGSGFLTSPLYVNAQGPAAEGVIASLHYVPTIDTPANKEFVEVFKAKYNRVPSEYAVQGYDAGRALVEALKTNPGDSEALARALSAVKFEGPRGPFQIDPATNNIVQNIYIFETVAGEGGLTQKVVGVVENVRDEPMGCKLQ, encoded by the coding sequence ATGGCCGTGGTTCCCGCGGAGGCCAAGAGCGTCAAGGTCGGGCTGCTGCTGCCCTATTCGAGCGTCTTTGCCGCGCTCGGCAAGGAGATCGACGAGGGCTTCGCGCTCGCGCTCGAGCGGCATGGTGCGGAGGCCGGCGCGACCTTCGAGATCGTGCGCGAAGACACCGAGGTCAAGCCGCCGGTCGGGCTCGCCAAGGCCAAGAAGATGGTGCTCGAGGACAAGGTCGACGTGATGGTCGGCATCGTCTCGTCCGGCGTGCTGGCGGCGATCCGTGACTTCATCGACCAGTCCAAAATGCCGCTGATTGTCGCCAATGCCGGCAACGACGACGCCACGGGTGAGAACTGCAGCCGCTATATCGTGCGCGTTTCCTTCTCAAACGGTCAGGTCAACCGGCCGATGGGCTCCTGGCTCTACAGCCAGGGCGTGCGTAAGATCTACACGCTCGCGGCCGACTACGCCGCCGGTCACCAGATGATCGAAACGTTCAGCAAGGAGTTCACCAAAGTCGGCGGCGAGATCGTCGGCAGTGACTGGACCCCGTTCCGCCAGACCAAGGATTTCGGGCCCTACCTGACGAAGGCGATGAACTCCGGCGCGGATGGCATTTTCGTCTTCTATGCGGGCGGTGAGGCGATCGCGTTCGTCAAGCAGTACGCCGAATTCGGTGTCAAAGGGAAAATGAAGCTCTACGGCTCGGGCTTCCTGACCTCCCCGCTCTACGTCAACGCGCAAGGGCCGGCGGCCGAGGGTGTGATCGCCTCGCTCCATTACGTGCCGACGATCGATACGCCGGCGAACAAGGAGTTCGTCGAGGTCTTCAAGGCCAAGTACAACCGGGTGCCGTCGGAGTATGCGGTGCAGGGCTACGACGCCGGCCGTGCGCTCGTCGAGGCGCTCAAGACCAACCCCGGCGACAGTGAGGCGCTCGCGCGTGCCCTCTCGGCGGTCAAGTTCGAGGGGCCCCGTGGTCCCTTCCAGATCGATCCGGCGACCAACAACATCGTCCAGAACATCTACATCTTCGAGACCGTCGCAGGTGAGGGCGGGCTCACGCAGAAGGTGGTGGGCGTCGTCGAGAACGTCCGTGACGAACCGATGGGCTGCAAGCTGCAGTAG
- a CDS encoding benzoate-CoA ligase family protein has protein sequence MNDTNGNAARYFVDRHVSEGRGDRSAFLEGERTLSYGDLARQSDLMVGLLARHGIRREQRVAMLVLDTIEFPVIFWGAIKAGVVPVPLNTLLSRDYYEFILQDSRARALFVSEALLATVAPILGRLADLEQVFVIAAGPGPSAPARRSFWGRGTQATARADGHLDFASELARATPGTMVEASPDDCAFWLYSSGSTGWPKGVRHVHESLAATADTYGAQVLAIRKDDTVYSAAKLFFAYGLGNSMTFPMSVGATTALLPTRPTPDSVFATFARYRPTIFFGVPTLYAALLAAAGGARPAGLERLRLCASAGEALPEDIGKRWKALTGADILDGVGSTEMLHIFLSNAPGNVVYGTSGIAVPGYDLRLVDEANEDVADGEVGELLVKGPSASEGYWNQRAKSRSTFEGHWTRTGDKYERRADGRYVYCGRTDDMFKVGGIWVSPFEVEQALISHPSVLEAAVIASEDAEHLLKPKAFVVLKAGESSRDLAEELKAHVQAAVGKWKYPRWIEFVSELPKTATGKIQRFKLRELEERPK, from the coding sequence TTGAATGACACGAACGGCAATGCGGCACGATATTTCGTCGACCGCCACGTGAGCGAAGGGCGCGGCGACAGGTCTGCATTCCTCGAAGGCGAGCGCACGCTGAGTTACGGGGACCTCGCCCGCCAGAGCGACCTCATGGTGGGGCTGCTCGCCCGGCACGGCATTCGTCGCGAGCAGCGGGTCGCCATGCTGGTGCTCGACACCATCGAGTTTCCCGTCATCTTCTGGGGCGCGATCAAGGCCGGGGTCGTGCCGGTGCCGCTCAACACGCTGCTCTCGCGCGACTATTACGAGTTCATCTTGCAGGACAGCCGCGCCCGCGCGCTCTTCGTTTCCGAGGCCCTGCTGGCGACGGTCGCCCCCATCCTCGGCCGCCTCGCCGATCTCGAACAGGTGTTCGTCATCGCCGCCGGCCCCGGCCCCAGCGCACCGGCCCGTCGAAGCTTCTGGGGGCGCGGCACTCAAGCCACCGCGCGCGCCGACGGCCACCTCGACTTTGCGAGCGAACTCGCCCGTGCCACCCCCGGCACGATGGTCGAGGCGTCCCCCGACGACTGCGCCTTCTGGCTCTACTCCTCCGGCTCGACGGGTTGGCCGAAGGGCGTGCGCCACGTTCACGAGAGCCTCGCGGCCACTGCCGACACGTATGGCGCCCAGGTGCTCGCCATCCGCAAGGACGACACCGTCTATTCGGCAGCCAAGCTGTTCTTTGCCTATGGTCTCGGCAACAGCATGACGTTCCCGATGTCGGTCGGCGCCACCACGGCGCTGCTGCCCACCCGCCCGACACCCGACAGCGTCTTTGCCACCTTCGCGCGCTATCGGCCGACCATATTCTTCGGCGTACCGACCCTCTATGCCGCTCTCCTGGCGGCGGCTGGCGGCGCGCGGCCCGCGGGCCTCGAGCGCTTGCGCCTCTGCGCCTCGGCCGGCGAGGCGCTGCCGGAGGACATCGGCAAGCGCTGGAAGGCGCTGACCGGAGCCGACATCCTCGACGGTGTCGGTTCGACCGAGATGCTCCACATTTTCCTCTCGAACGCACCCGGCAACGTCGTCTACGGCACTTCCGGAATTGCGGTCCCCGGCTATGACCTGAGGCTCGTCGACGAGGCGAACGAGGACGTCGCGGACGGTGAGGTCGGCGAATTGCTGGTCAAGGGTCCTTCGGCATCGGAGGGTTATTGGAATCAGCGCGCCAAGAGCCGCAGCACCTTCGAGGGACACTGGACCCGCACCGGCGACAAATACGAACGCCGTGCGGATGGACGCTACGTCTATTGCGGTCGCACCGACGACATGTTCAAGGTCGGGGGCATCTGGGTCTCGCCCTTCGAGGTCGAGCAAGCGCTGATCTCCCACCCCAGCGTGCTCGAAGCCGCCGTCATCGCCAGCGAAGACGCCGAGCACCTGTTGAAGCCCAAGGCATTCGTCGTCCTCAAGGCGGGCGAAAGCTCGCGCGACCTCGCCGAGGAACTGAAGGCACACGTCCAGGCCGCCGTCGGCAAATGGAAATATCCGCGCTGGATCGAATTCGTCTCCGAATTGCCGAAGACGGCGACAGGCAAGATCCAACGCTTCAAGCTGCGCGAGCTCGAGGAGCGCCCCAAGTGA
- a CDS encoding alpha/beta fold hydrolase has protein sequence MDGARLECRAWGPPPHEAPTIVLLHEGLGSMALWRDFPNRLAEATGHGVFAFSRLGYGRSDACALPRPLDFMTHEAVDVLPRVLDAIGFRRGLIVGHSDGASIAAIHAGTVADPRVTGIVLIAPHFFTEPMGLAEIAKARQAFDHGDLRTRLARYHDHVDAAFRGWNDVWLHPDFASWQITEPLSRIDRPVLAIQGRGDQYGTLAQIEIVRELARGPVELAVLEDCRHACHIEQPERLMTLVAGFAERFAGQGARPLVATHRESKP, from the coding sequence ATGGACGGTGCCCGACTCGAATGCAGGGCTTGGGGCCCGCCGCCGCACGAGGCTCCGACCATCGTGCTCCTGCACGAAGGACTCGGCTCCATGGCGCTCTGGCGGGACTTCCCGAACCGTCTGGCCGAGGCGACCGGGCACGGCGTGTTCGCCTTTTCCCGCTTGGGCTATGGCCGCTCGGACGCCTGCGCGCTCCCCCGCCCGCTCGATTTCATGACGCACGAGGCGGTCGACGTCCTGCCCCGGGTGCTCGATGCGATCGGCTTTCGGCGCGGCCTCATCGTCGGGCACAGCGACGGCGCCTCGATCGCCGCCATCCATGCCGGAACCGTTGCCGATCCCCGAGTGACGGGCATCGTTCTAATCGCCCCGCATTTCTTCACCGAGCCGATGGGCCTCGCCGAGATCGCGAAGGCCCGGCAGGCATTCGACCACGGTGACCTGCGCACCCGCCTCGCCCGCTACCACGACCATGTCGATGCCGCCTTTCGCGGCTGGAACGACGTCTGGCTTCACCCCGATTTCGCCTCCTGGCAAATCACCGAACCGCTCTCGCGCATCGACCGCCCCGTCCTCGCCATCCAGGGACGAGGGGACCAGTACGGCACCCTCGCCCAGATCGAGATCGTCCGCGAGCTGGCGCGTGGCCCGGTCGAACTCGCGGTGCTGGAGGATTGCCGCCACGCCTGCCACATCGAGCAGCCCGAGCGGTTGATGACCTTGGTCGCGGGCTTCGCCGAACGCTTCGCCGGCCAAGGCGCACGCCCGTTGGTGGCAACCCATCGCGAGTCGAAGCCATGA
- a CDS encoding DUF309 domain-containing protein — translation MARRVTSAPTEADWSSNHPYLYGHALLRAGFHWEAHEVWEAVWMASRPNSRERALVQGLIQVANAALKLSMGRLGAGKRLALLAADRFRDADPSGSKEPLLGVLVGPISKELASLAARIASQGSGTTETAADAGQILQALHDELTCIIMHNSAQVDAALHEVTAQIALPPAQQLHYNT, via the coding sequence ATGGCGCGGCGCGTCACGTCGGCCCCGACCGAAGCCGACTGGAGCAGCAACCACCCCTACCTCTACGGCCACGCCCTGCTGCGCGCCGGCTTCCATTGGGAGGCGCACGAAGTCTGGGAAGCCGTCTGGATGGCGAGCCGGCCGAACAGCCGCGAGCGCGCCCTCGTGCAGGGCCTCATCCAGGTGGCCAACGCCGCACTCAAATTGTCCATGGGTCGCCTCGGCGCCGGCAAGCGCCTCGCCCTGCTCGCGGCCGACCGCTTTCGCGATGCCGACCCGTCCGGATCGAAAGAGCCCCTTCTCGGAGTTCTGGTCGGACCGATCTCCAAGGAACTCGCCTCGCTGGCCGCGCGGATCGCCTCCCAAGGCTCCGGCACGACCGAAACCGCAGCCGACGCAGGGCAGATTCTCCAGGCGCTCCATGACGAGTTGACTTGCATTATAATGCACAATAGCGCACAAGTTGACGCCGCCCTGCACGAGGTAACCGCGCAGATCGCGTTGCCACCCGCACAGCAACTGCATTATAATACCTGA
- a CDS encoding benzoyl-CoA-dihydrodiol lyase: MTFIDFQTDPSRYRHWRIELDGDVAHLVMDVAEDGGLLGGYELKLNSYDLGVDIELADAVQRLRFEYPQVRCVVIRSGKERVFCAGANIRMLAAADHAHKVNFCKFTNETRIALEENGSASGQTYIAAIRGACAGGGYELALACDHIILADDGASSVALPEVPLLAVLPGTGGLTRVTDKRKVRRDLADVFCSIEEGIKGRRAVEWRLVDEIVPNSRFEEIVAERAREFATRSSRPAGAKGVALTPLERTIGADTITYSSVEVAIDRAARRASLTIHGPIDAAPASPDALAEEGAGSWIIRAARELDDAILHLRLNELEIGLLVIRTVGDPAAVLAHEAVVLGHPEHWLANEVRHLWRRVLKRVDLTARSIATFIEPGSCFAGVLAELTFAADRSYMASGEFEGDNRPAATLTLSPANFGPFPMSNGLSRLETRFLGEPERIEAARKAMGDTLDGDAAREAGLVTFAFDDIDWADETRIFLEERASFSPDAMTAMEANLRFAGPETMETRIFGRLTAWQNWVFQRPNAVGEKGALKRYGTGVRGEYDMRRV, encoded by the coding sequence GTGACCTTCATCGACTTCCAGACCGATCCCTCACGCTACCGCCACTGGCGCATCGAGCTGGATGGCGACGTCGCCCATCTCGTCATGGACGTCGCCGAAGATGGCGGGTTGCTCGGCGGCTACGAGTTGAAGCTCAATTCGTACGACCTCGGCGTCGACATCGAACTGGCGGACGCGGTGCAGCGCTTGCGCTTCGAGTATCCACAGGTGCGCTGCGTCGTCATCCGCTCGGGCAAGGAGCGCGTCTTCTGTGCTGGCGCCAACATCCGCATGCTGGCGGCCGCCGACCACGCCCACAAGGTCAACTTCTGCAAGTTCACCAACGAGACGCGCATCGCGCTCGAGGAGAACGGGTCGGCCTCGGGCCAGACCTACATTGCAGCCATCAGGGGCGCGTGCGCGGGCGGCGGCTACGAACTCGCCCTCGCGTGTGACCACATCATCCTCGCCGACGACGGCGCCTCGTCCGTGGCACTCCCGGAGGTCCCGCTGCTCGCCGTCCTGCCCGGCACGGGCGGCCTCACCCGCGTCACCGACAAGCGCAAGGTGCGCCGTGACCTCGCGGATGTTTTCTGTTCCATCGAGGAGGGCATCAAGGGGCGCCGCGCGGTGGAATGGCGCCTCGTCGATGAAATCGTCCCGAACTCACGCTTCGAGGAGATCGTCGCCGAACGGGCACGCGAGTTCGCCACCCGCTCGAGCCGCCCGGCCGGCGCGAAGGGCGTTGCCCTCACCCCGCTCGAGCGCACCATCGGCGCCGATACGATCACCTATTCGAGCGTAGAAGTCGCCATCGATCGGGCGGCCCGCCGCGCCAGCCTCACGATACATGGCCCCATCGATGCAGCCCCCGCCTCACCCGACGCGCTCGCCGAGGAGGGCGCCGGCAGCTGGATCATCCGCGCCGCGCGCGAACTCGACGACGCAATCCTGCACTTGCGCCTCAACGAGCTCGAGATCGGCCTCCTCGTCATCCGCACCGTCGGCGATCCGGCCGCCGTCCTCGCTCACGAAGCCGTCGTCCTCGGCCATCCCGAGCATTGGTTGGCCAACGAGGTGCGCCACCTCTGGCGGCGGGTCCTGAAGCGCGTCGATCTCACCGCGCGCTCGATCGCGACGTTCATCGAGCCGGGCTCCTGCTTTGCGGGCGTGCTCGCCGAACTCACCTTCGCCGCCGACCGCAGCTACATGGCGAGTGGCGAATTCGAGGGCGACAACCGGCCGGCAGCGACGCTCACACTCTCGCCGGCTAATTTCGGTCCCTTCCCGATGTCGAACGGCCTCTCGCGCCTCGAGACGCGCTTCCTCGGCGAGCCCGAGCGCATCGAGGCCGCGCGAAAGGCGATGGGCGATACCCTCGATGGCGATGCGGCCCGCGAGGCCGGCCTCGTCACCTTCGCCTTCGACGACATCGACTGGGCCGACGAGACGCGCATTTTCCTCGAGGAACGCGCCAGCTTTTCCCCCGACGCCATGACGGCGATGGAGGCGAATTTGCGCTTTGCCGGCCCCGAGACCATGGAAACGCGAATCTTCGGCCGCCTCACCGCCTGGCAGAACTGGGTCTTCCAGCGCCCCAACGCCGTCGGAGAGAAGGGCGCACTGAAGCGCTACGGAACGGGCGTTCGCGGCGAATACGACATGCGCCGGGTCTGA
- the boxB gene encoding benzoyl-CoA 2,3-epoxidase subunit BoxB, whose translation MHDLINVSYDTLIPNNVSLSSDRRVLKALEKWHPGYINWWNDMGPEGFQESLVYLRTAVSVDPKGWAKFDYVRMPEYRWGVLLAPQVEDRRVPCGEHLGEPAWQEVPGEYRAMLRRLIVIQGDTEPASVEQQRHLGKTAPSLYDMRNLFQVNVEEGRHLWAMVYLLHKYFGADGREEADELLRRQSGSAEAPRMLGAFNEETPDWLSFFMFTYFTDRDGKMQLEALAQSGFDPLSRTCRFMLTEEAHHMFVGETGVGRTIQRTCEAMNEAGIEDPYDIAAVRALGVIDLPTIQKKANLHYTLSLDLFGSEVSTNAANAFNAGIKGRYQEARLDDDHRLSGATYPVRLLKDGAIIAEDMPALSAINMRLRDDYSRDAGGGVKRWNQIIEKSGIAFELKLPHEGFHRQIGAFTRAPITPEGTVLGTEEWNARRDEWLPSKADGDFIQSLMKPQWEPGKYAGWIAPPRVGIDNKPGDFEYVKLHMA comes from the coding sequence ATGCATGACCTCATCAACGTCAGTTACGACACGCTGATCCCGAACAACGTCAGCCTCTCGAGCGACCGGCGGGTTCTGAAAGCGCTGGAGAAGTGGCACCCCGGTTACATCAACTGGTGGAACGACATGGGCCCCGAAGGCTTCCAGGAGAGCCTCGTCTATTTGCGCACGGCCGTCAGTGTCGACCCCAAGGGCTGGGCGAAGTTCGATTATGTCCGCATGCCCGAGTACCGCTGGGGCGTGCTGCTGGCACCGCAGGTCGAGGACCGGCGCGTGCCTTGCGGCGAGCACCTCGGCGAGCCCGCCTGGCAGGAGGTGCCGGGAGAATATCGCGCCATGCTGCGCCGGCTCATCGTCATCCAGGGCGACACCGAGCCCGCCTCCGTCGAGCAGCAGCGCCATCTCGGCAAGACCGCTCCCTCCCTCTACGACATGCGCAATCTCTTCCAGGTGAACGTCGAGGAGGGCCGTCACCTCTGGGCCATGGTTTACCTCCTCCACAAGTACTTCGGTGCCGACGGACGCGAAGAGGCCGATGAGTTGCTGCGCCGCCAGTCCGGCTCGGCCGAAGCGCCCCGCATGCTCGGGGCCTTCAACGAGGAGACGCCCGATTGGCTCTCCTTCTTCATGTTCACCTATTTCACCGACCGCGACGGCAAGATGCAGCTCGAGGCCCTCGCCCAGTCGGGTTTCGATCCCCTCTCGCGCACCTGCCGCTTCATGCTGACCGAGGAGGCGCATCACATGTTCGTCGGAGAGACGGGCGTCGGGCGCACCATCCAGCGGACCTGCGAGGCGATGAATGAGGCCGGCATCGAGGACCCCTACGACATCGCGGCCGTTCGCGCTCTCGGCGTCATCGACCTGCCCACCATCCAGAAAAAGGCGAACCTGCACTATACTCTTTCCCTCGACCTCTTCGGCTCGGAGGTCTCGACGAATGCGGCAAACGCCTTCAACGCCGGCATCAAGGGCCGCTACCAGGAGGCGCGTCTCGACGACGATCATCGGCTCTCCGGTGCGACCTATCCCGTGCGCCTCTTGAAGGATGGCGCGATCATCGCCGAGGACATGCCCGCGCTCTCGGCGATCAATATGCGGCTGCGCGACGACTACAGCCGCGATGCCGGCGGCGGCGTCAAGCGCTGGAACCAGATCATCGAAAAGTCCGGCATCGCCTTCGAGCTCAAATTGCCGCACGAGGGCTTTCACCGGCAGATCGGCGCCTTTACGCGCGCGCCGATCACCCCCGAGGGTACGGTTCTCGGAACCGAGGAGTGGAATGCGCGGCGCGACGAGTGGCTTCCCTCCAAGGCCGACGGCGACTTCATCCAGTCGCTCATGAAGCCGCAATGGGAGCCCGGCAAGTATGCCGGTTGGATCGCCCCACCCCGCGTCGGCATCGACAACAAGCCCGGCGATTTCGAGTACGTGAAGCTCCACATGGCCTGA
- the boxA gene encoding benzoyl-CoA 2,3-epoxidase subunit BoxA has translation MTTHSPIKQHLIDPEICIRCHTCEEACPVGAITHDDQNVVVDATKCEYCMACIAPCPTGSIDNWRVVLSPYSLEEQLSWSELPAQETLAAPDGSGDAPGTIEALEGEIERLLSEAHAGAGGPARAPASASKATVNLYSRTHPAIAVVQGNYRLTGEAADSDVRHIILDLGQQVFPVLEGQSVGVLAPGLDGNGEPHRIRLYSVSSPRDGERPNTNNLSLTVKREPGGVCSNFLCDLAKGDEVRLTGPFGATFLMPDDPAARLVMICTGTGSAPMRAFTMRHRRTQPDARGRLHLYFGARTPESLPYFGPLNKIPADVMDRHLVFSRVPGHEKEYVQDRIAREAGRLGPLLADPGTHIYICGLKAMEAGVDAALSGVAQAAGRDWGDLKAAMRRQGRYHVETY, from the coding sequence ATGACGACGCACAGCCCCATCAAACAGCACCTGATCGACCCCGAGATTTGCATCCGCTGCCACACCTGTGAGGAGGCGTGCCCGGTTGGCGCCATCACGCACGACGACCAGAACGTCGTCGTCGACGCCACCAAGTGCGAGTACTGCATGGCGTGCATCGCGCCGTGCCCGACCGGATCGATCGACAACTGGCGCGTCGTCCTCTCCCCCTATTCGCTCGAAGAGCAGCTCTCGTGGAGCGAGTTGCCGGCCCAGGAAACGCTCGCCGCCCCCGATGGCAGCGGCGACGCTCCGGGCACGATCGAAGCGCTCGAAGGGGAAATCGAGCGGCTCCTCTCCGAAGCTCACGCCGGCGCGGGCGGGCCGGCACGCGCCCCTGCGTCCGCCTCCAAGGCCACGGTCAACCTTTACAGCCGCACCCACCCCGCCATAGCCGTCGTCCAGGGAAATTATCGCCTCACCGGTGAGGCCGCCGACAGTGACGTCCGCCACATCATTCTCGACCTCGGCCAGCAGGTCTTTCCCGTCCTCGAGGGCCAGAGCGTCGGCGTGCTCGCGCCGGGTCTCGATGGCAATGGCGAGCCGCATCGCATCCGCCTCTATTCCGTCTCGAGCCCACGCGACGGCGAACGGCCGAACACCAACAATCTCTCCCTGACGGTGAAGCGCGAGCCGGGCGGGGTCTGCTCGAACTTCCTCTGCGACCTCGCCAAGGGCGACGAGGTCCGCCTGACAGGGCCATTTGGCGCAACCTTCCTGATGCCAGACGACCCAGCCGCCCGCCTCGTCATGATCTGTACCGGGACTGGTTCGGCCCCGATGCGCGCCTTCACCATGCGCCACCGCCGCACGCAGCCGGACGCGCGCGGTCGCCTCCATCTCTACTTCGGCGCCCGCACCCCCGAGAGCCTGCCCTATTTCGGTCCCCTCAACAAGATTCCCGCCGACGTCATGGATCGCCACCTGGTTTTCTCGCGCGTTCCGGGGCATGAGAAGGAATACGTCCAGGATCGCATCGCGCGTGAGGCCGGACGGCTCGGCCCGCTGCTTGCCGATCCCGGAACGCACATCTACATCTGCGGCCTCAAGGCCATGGAGGCGGGCGTCGACGCCGCCCTCTCGGGCGTTGCCCAGGCCGCCGGCCGGGACTGGGGCGATCTCAAAGCCGCGATGCGCCGTCAGGGCCGCTACCATGTGGAGACCTATTGA
- a CDS encoding acyl-CoA thioesterase gives MPAEPPPVGPWRHVQTIGWAECDVAQIVYTGTMPRLAITAIDAWWTAVTGADFYRLNLEYGIGTPFVHMSFDFRSPVTPRHPLECIVGVARIGNSSVTYDVTGRQAQAPCFQARLVSAFVEAGTFTKIAIPPRLRERIAATCAAPSPITGRLD, from the coding sequence ATGCCCGCCGAACCTCCCCCGGTCGGCCCTTGGCGCCACGTCCAGACCATCGGATGGGCGGAATGCGACGTCGCCCAGATCGTCTACACCGGCACGATGCCCCGCCTCGCGATCACCGCGATCGACGCATGGTGGACCGCCGTCACGGGCGCCGATTTCTACCGCCTCAACCTCGAGTATGGCATCGGCACGCCCTTCGTCCACATGAGCTTCGACTTTCGCTCACCCGTAACGCCCCGCCACCCGCTCGAGTGCATCGTCGGCGTTGCGCGGATCGGCAATTCCTCCGTGACATACGATGTGACCGGCCGACAGGCGCAAGCCCCTTGCTTTCAAGCGCGCCTCGTCTCGGCCTTTGTCGAAGCGGGCACCTTCACGAAGATCGCCATCCCGCCGCGCCTGAGGGAGAGGATCGCCGCCACGTGCGCCGCCCCCTCCCCCATCACCGGCCGGCTGGACTGA
- a CDS encoding helix-turn-helix domain-containing protein gives MGRPRANVLNLHGVARDETGEDGGADDGVGAFLTAVGERVHACRTRKGLSRRTLSQKSAVSERYLAQLEAGAGNISISLLRRISLALDVPIEWLLAEEDPWLSDTHAILALYRHASPAQRRKVQQILDPALAGDPRARRIAFIGLRGAGKSTIGQLCAARLDAPFHELNAEIELVGGMPVQEIFALYGQEGYRRLERQAIEQIAATHDRVVLAVAGGIVSEPETFDFLLKNFHAIWLRAAPTDHLERVRGQGDERPMAESAAPLAELQDILRSREALYARARAVVETSGRTVERTLADTLDVISALGISGPR, from the coding sequence ATGGGCAGGCCAAGGGCAAACGTCTTGAACCTCCATGGCGTCGCACGGGACGAGACCGGCGAGGATGGCGGGGCGGACGACGGCGTCGGCGCCTTCCTCACCGCGGTCGGCGAGCGCGTCCATGCGTGCCGGACGCGAAAGGGCCTTTCCCGGCGCACGCTCTCCCAGAAGTCGGCCGTCTCCGAGCGCTACCTCGCCCAACTCGAGGCAGGCGCCGGTAACATCTCGATTTCCCTCCTGAGGCGCATCTCACTGGCACTCGACGTGCCGATCGAGTGGCTGCTCGCCGAGGAGGATCCCTGGCTCTCGGACACCCACGCCATCCTCGCCCTCTACCGTCATGCGAGCCCCGCCCAGAGGCGCAAGGTCCAGCAGATTCTCGATCCGGCCCTCGCCGGTGATCCCCGGGCCCGCCGCATCGCCTTCATCGGCTTGAGGGGAGCGGGAAAATCGACGATCGGACAGCTCTGTGCCGCCCGCCTCGATGCACCGTTTCACGAACTCAACGCCGAGATCGAACTGGTCGGCGGCATGCCGGTTCAGGAGATTTTCGCCCTCTACGGACAGGAGGGCTACCGGCGCCTCGAGCGCCAGGCGATCGAGCAGATCGCGGCGACCCACGACCGCGTCGTCCTGGCGGTTGCGGGAGGCATCGTCTCCGAGCCCGAAACCTTCGATTTCCTCTTGAAGAATTTCCATGCCATCTGGCTGCGCGCCGCCCCGACCGACCATCTCGAGCGGGTCCGCGGCCAGGGCGACGAGCGCCCGATGGCCGAGAGCGCGGCTCCCCTCGCCGAACTCCAGGACATCCTGCGCAGCCGCGAGGCGCTCTATGCGCGCGCGCGCGCCGTCGTCGAGACCAGCGGCCGCACCGTCGAGCGGACCCTGGCGGACACCCTCGACGTGATCTCGGCGCTCGGCATCTCCGGACCGCGTTGA